In Candidatus Palauibacter soopunensis, the genomic stretch GCTGGCCGACCGCCTCGCCGCCCGCTTGCCGGCGATCGACATCCTCGTGAACAACGCCGGTGTCTGGCTCCACGGGCGCCAGATCACACCCGATGGCTTCGAGGTGACGTTCGCGACGAACCACCTCGGCCATTTCCTCCTCACGCATCGGCTCCTCGCCCCGCTCGCGGCCGGGCGGGGCCGGATCGTCAACGTGAGTTCCGAGGCCCACCGCAACGGGGACCTGCGCCGCGCCGCCCTCGAAGCCATCGTCCGCGGCGACGCGTGGAGAGGCGGTTTCCAGGCCTACGGCGATACGAAGCTGGCCAACGCCCTCTTCACCTTCGAGTCGGCGCGGCGCTGGGGCGCCCGCGGGATCACCGCGAACGCCATGCACCCCGGCGTCCTCCGCACGCGGATCTGGCGGAAGAACCGGAGCGCGCTGGGGCTGCTCCTGAACGCGGCCAAGGGCCTGATGCCGAAGCCCGACGTCGGCGGTCGCGCCGTCATGCGGCTCGTCGACGATCCCGCCCGCGACGAGGTGACCGGGCGGTACTTCAAGGTGGAGACGGAGGTCGCCGCGACGGCCCAGGCCTACGACGAGGATCTCGCCCGGGAACTCTGGGACCGAAGCCTCGAGTGGACCGGCGTCACGTGATCCGCGGGGGGAAAGCGGCCTTCGCCGCGGTACTGGCCACCGCCGCCGCGCCGCTGGCGGCGACGTTCCTGTCCGACGCGGGCTTGAGCGGGGCGCAGGAGCGGACGTTCCGGCCGCTTCGCCCCCTCGGGGCCGCGAGCCGCCTCACGGCGTCGGTCCACCTGGGCGATGTGGACGGGGACGGCGCGCTCGACATCGTCGTAGCCAACGGCCGGCACTGGCCCGAGCAGAACCGGGTCTTCCTCAACGACGGGCGTGGAGGCTTCACGCTGGCCCGGCCGCTGGGAGATGAGGAGGACGGCACCTACGCGGCCCCGCTGGCGGACTTCGACGGGGATGGCGACCTCGATATCGCCACGGGGAACGACCGGACCCGAAACCTCATCTTCTACAACGACGGCGTCGGGCGCTTCGAGAGGGGCCCGACCTTCGGCGTTCCGAGTTCGACGCGCAGCCTCACCCTGGCGGACCTCGA encodes the following:
- a CDS encoding SDR family oxidoreductase: MTEVADGTDLDLKGQVAVVTGANSGVGKSAAELLARAGADVTMVCRSRERGEPAVADVRRAGAAGGADVRLERADLSLQADVRALADRLAARLPAIDILVNNAGVWLHGRQITPDGFEVTFATNHLGHFLLTHRLLAPLAAGRGRIVNVSSEAHRNGDLRRAALEAIVRGDAWRGGFQAYGDTKLANALFTFESARRWGARGITANAMHPGVLRTRIWRKNRSALGLLLNAAKGLMPKPDVGGRAVMRLVDDPARDEVTGRYFKVETEVAATAQAYDEDLARELWDRSLEWTGVT